The sequence GTACCATCTTTAAATCGACAGACGGTGGAGAGTCCTGGTCCGCTGAAACTGCCGGCTTGCCCGCAACATCAGAAATCGGCCAAATATTTATTCATCCTCAAAATAATAACAAATTATATGTGGCAACATCGCATGGTAACTTTATAAGTAACGATGGCGGCGCGACATACGAACCAATTAACGACGGCTTGGCAGATCCCGTATCGGGAGAAGTTTATGTGAGAGACTTGGCATTCCATTATAATGAGGCAGAAGATCAGGTGACTCTTGTGACGGCATTGCTAACAATCTGGGAAAATAAGGAAAATGAAGAGCTAACTCACACCAGCGGCGGCATATACAAAAGTCTGGATGAGGGCAAAACGTGGGAATCGCTAAACGATGGCTTGCTGATTACTTATACGCCAGATTTACCTGGAATGGAAGATTGGTTTACTGCTAAAAATAAAAGGGAAATTACCGAACCTCAATATATATTGCCTAGCTTTAGAGAAGTGGAAATCGACCCTCAAAATCCAAACATTTTATATGCCATACACAGTGGTCAAGAGCAGGAGAGCGATATATGGAGATCTAAAGATGGGGGCCAAACTTGGAATCATATCGATTACGCGGCGATGGAGGCAATAAAAATCAGTGCCTTGAATGAGTCGACAGATGTGGTAGTTGCATCGGTAGTTGACGTGACAAAATCAAATAGTGCTCTCGACGAGGCGGTGGATGAATTTACTGATGCGTTTGCGAAAACAGGAGATACATTCGCCACAGTTGGAAAGACAGTAACTGGCGCAGGAAAAGCTGTTGTTGACGCAGGAAAAGCTGTTGTTGACGCAGGAAAAGCCGTTATAGATGCGGGAAAAGCCGTGTGGACAGCTGGAGGAGCATTAGTTAGCGCAGGCGGAGCGGTTGTTGACACTGTAGGAGCGGCGGTCGAAGTAGTTTCGGAAACATCTGTAGGAAAGGCAGTGACGGGAGTTGTAACAGCAGCTGGGGAGGCTGCAGCGGACATAGCCGTAGCGGCAGGAAAAGCTATTGCGGATGCAACTACATCTGCAGGAAAAGCTATTGCGGACGCAACTACATCTGCAGGAAAAACGGTGGTCGAATTTTTCGAATCTGATGATGATGAGCCCGCCGATGTGAAAGAAGAAGGAACGGTGGCATCTTCAGGAAAAATAGTGATCGAATTTTTCGGCTTTGATAATGATGATGAGCCCGTAGATGCGGAAGAAGCGGTGGTCGAAGTTTTCGAAACTGCTACTGATGAGCCCGCAGATGAGGAAGAAGGAATAATGGCATCTGCAGGAAAAAAGGTGATCGAATTTTTCAGCTTTGATAAGGATGATGAGCCCGTAGATACGGAAGAAGAAGGAATGATGACATCCGAGGAAAAAGCTAAAGCTATTGAGGACGCAACCAAATCGGCAGAAAAAGCTATTGAGGACGCAACCAAATCGGCAGAAAAAGCTATTGAGGACGCAACCAAATTGGCAGAAAAAGCTATTGAGGACGCAACCAAATCGGCGGAAAAAGCTATTGCGGATGCAACCACATCGGCGGAAGAAGAAGGAATAATGGCATCTACAGGAAAAGCTATTGCGGACGCCGCCACATCAGCAGGAAAAAAGGTGATCGAATTTTTCAGCTTTGATAAGGATGATGAGCCCGTAGATGCAGAAGAAGCGGTGGTTGAAGTTTTCGAATCTGCTGCTGATGAGCTCGCAGATGCGGAAGAAGCGGTGGTTGAAGTTTTCGAATCTGCTACTGATGAGCCCGCAGATGAGGAAGAAGGAATAATGGCATCTACAGGAAAAGCTATTGCGGACGCCGCTACATCGGCAGGAAAAAAGGTGATCGAATTTTTCAGCTTTGATAAGGATGATGAGCCCGTAGATGCGGAAGAAGCGGTGGTCGAAGTTTTTGAATCTGCTACTGATGAGCTCGCAGATGCGGAAGAAGGAATAATGGCATCTACAGGAAAAGCTATTGCGGACGCCGCCACATCAGCAGGAAAAAAGGTGATCGAATTTTTCAGCTTTGATAAGGATGATGAGCCCGTAGATGCGGAAGAAGCGGTGGTCGAAGTTTTTGAATCTGCTACTGATGAGCCGCAGATGCGGAAGAAGCGGTGGTCGAAGTTTTCGAAACTGCTACTGATGAGCCCGCAGATGCAGAAGAAGCGGTGGTCGAAGTTTTCGAAACTGCTACTGATGAGCCCGCAGATGCAGAAGAAGCGGTGGTCGAAGTTTTCGAAACTGCTACTAATGAGCCCGCAGATGA is a genomic window of Candidatus Epulonipiscium viviparus containing:
- a CDS encoding VPS10 domain-containing protein, encoding MKLAKIFTVFAVGTMLSVSTNTINAAETVVLGKSDALYDSFSQIYQMNFSDQDANYGLAVNDKGLFATYDKGENWEPFATDKFSHKWKKTTSLSAVALDPDDHDTIYAGAGGFWSTEDPRTNANRYKSRDNGVVAGTIFKSTDGGESWSAETAGLPATSEIGQIFIHPQNNNKLYVATSHGNFISNDGGATYEPINDGLADPVSGEVYVRDLAFHYNEAEDQVTLVTALLTIWENKENEELTHTSGGIYKSLDEGKTWESLNDGLLITYTPDLPGMEDWFTAKNKREITEPQYILPSFREVEIDPQNPNILYAIHSGQEQESDIWRSKDGGQTWNHIDYAAMEAIKISALNESTDVVVASVVDVTKSNSALDEAVDEFTDAFAKTGDTFATVGKTVTGAGKAVVDAGKAVVDAGKAVIDAGKAVWTAGGALVSAGGAVVDTVGAAVEVVSETSVGKAVTGVVTAAGEAAADIAVAAGKAIADATTSAGKAIADATTSAGKTVVEFFESDDDEPADVKEEGTVASSGKIVIEFFGFDNDDEPVDAEEAVVEVFETATDEPADEEEGIMASAGKKVIEFFSFDKDDEPVDTEEEGMMTSEEKAKAIEDATKSAEKAIEDATKSAEKAIEDATKLAEKAIEDATKSAEKAIADATTSAEEEGIMASTGKAIADAATSAGKKVIEFFSFDKDDEPVDAEEAVVEVFESAADELADAEEAVVEVFESATDEPADEEEGIMASTGKAIADAATSAGKKVIEFFSFDKDDEPVDAEEAVVEVFESATDELADAEEGIMASTGKAIADAATSAGKKVIEFFSFDKDDEPVDAEEAVVEVFESATDEPQMRKKRWSKFSKLLLMSPQMQKKRWSKFSKLLLMSPQMQKKRWSKFSKLLLMSPQMRKKE